The window CTGACGACGGGCTGTTCGAACCACCGGCAGTCCCCGCGGAAGAAGATCAGCGGCTCGCGGTGGAAGTTTCGGTAGCGGAGCACCTCGCCGACCAGCACGACGTGGTCGCCGGTGACGAACTCTCCGGCCAGGCGGCACTCGTACTGGGTCGCGCAGCCGGCGATCAGCGGCGCCCCGGTGGTCCCGACCGTGGTCTCGACCCCGGTGAACCGGTCGTCCGCCGGGGTGGCGAACTGCCGCGAGACCTCCTCCTGCTGCCAGGCGAGGACGTTGACGCCGAAGTGCCCCGCCGCCCGGTAGACCGGCAGGCTCGACGAGCAGGTCCGCAGGTTCCACAGCACCAGCGGCGGGTCCAGCGAGACCGAGCCGAACGAGTTCGCGGTCAGCCCGACGCGACGTCCGTCGTGCGCGGCGGTCATGACGGCGATCCCGGTCGGGAACGTCCCGAGCGACTGCCGGTACGCGCGGAGGTCGTCACCCGGGACCGCGAACGCGACCTCGGGTGCCACGTTCACACCACCCCAGCCGGCACCGCCGCGACCGTGCGCCCGCGGGCCGCGTAGCCGGCGCGCGCCCCCGCGGCCGCGACGAACGCCTCCGCGGTCGCGGGGTCGGCGAGGAAGTTCGGGAGGTCGGTCGGGTCGTCGAAGACGTTGCAGAACCGGTGCGCGACCTCGGGGATCTGCGTCGCCGCCCCGAGCACCGCGAGGGCGTACGGCGGCGGGGCGAGCATCGTGTTGGTGAACCCCGTCGGAAACTGCGCGTAGGACCAGAACTCGTCGAACGTCGACTGCAGGAACGCGTCGTCGAACGGTCCGTCCCCCGCCGCCGTGATGAGCCGGTGGACGATGTCCGCGTGCATGCAGGCGTTGTTGGCGCCCTGGCCGCAGCACGGGTCGTTGAGGACGACGACGTCGGCGATGCCCACCACCTTCGCCCCGGACGGCAGGGTCGCGATCGGCTTGCGCACCAGCGGCGGGACCGCGCCGCACAGCCAGGCATTGGCGTCGGCGAGCTCGGCATCGCGGACGCGGTCGTTCTCCCACGGGAAGAAGTCGGAGAACACACGCTTCGTCAGATCCAGCATCGACGAGGGGTCGGTGGCCGCGCCCCAGCGGTCCATCGGCCCACCGGGAACGGCCTCCATGACCCAGGCGATCGCGGGGCCGGCGTGCGTGACCATCGGGATGCCGAACGCCTCCCCGACGCCGGGCCGGATGTTGTAGTACACCCCGTCAGGTGCGTCGTGGACGCAGCCGACGAGCGCCGCCATCCCGATCGAGCGCTGCGGCCGGTCGTAGGTGAGCATCGCGGTGTTCACCTCGAACAGGCGCGTGATGTCGCCCTTCCCGGCGGAGATGATCGTGAGGTCGGCGGTCGCGGCGATGCTCTCCAGCGTCGGGACGTCGACCGTGCCGTAGACGACCTTCCCGCCGCGGTCGGAGAACAGGTTCAGCCACGTGCCGAACTTGAGCCGCTGGTCCACCGACTGCGCGTGCCGGGCGAACCGGCCGTCGAAGCTGAGCGCGAGGTCCCCCTCGGGGCCGTCGGCGATGCGGCAGAACGTGTAGTCGATCAGCGGCTGCTCGCCGTCCCACAGGCAGATGTCGAGCGCCCGCTCCCGGTCGAGGTTGCGGCTGAACATCGCGTTCGACGACGGCAGCCGCGACGCCGCCATCTGCTCGGCCGTGCGGTCCGAGTACAGCGTGACCTCGTGGCCGTCACGGTGGAGCGCGAACGCGAGCTGGAGGCCGGACTGGCCGGCCCCGACGATGGCGATGGTGGGCATGGGTGGCCTCCTCGGCCGGACGCGGGACTCGTCGCCCCCGAGCCTGACGCGGCGCGCACGGGTGCGCATGCGCAGAACTACGTGACGCACTACGCGATGGGCTTTGCGATGGGTCAGGTACCGGGCCGGGCGTCCCGCGCCCAGAGCCCGATCTCCACGCGGGAGTGGAAGCCCAGCTTGGCCAGGATCCGCCGGACGTGGCCCTCGACCGTCCGCGTCGAGAGGACGAGCGCGGCGGCGATCTCCCGGTTGCTCCGGCCCTGCCTGATCAGCTCCGCGACCTGACGCTCACGCGGGCTCAGGTCGGCGTCGTCGTCGGGGCCTTCCTCGTCGTCGACGGGACTCTCGCCGAGCAGCAGCGCGCGGGCGGCGGCCGGGGTCAGGGTCCGGCCCGCCTCGAGGGCGGCGTCGAAGGCGGCTGTGCCGAGGACCTCGCGCGCCCGGGCGGCGGACCGGTCGTGCGTCGCGGCCAGGGCCGGCCCGAACGCGTTCATCCGGGTCCCGGCGACCTCCCACACCGCGGTGGCGACACCGAGGACGCGCGCCCCGTGCTCGATGTCCCCGCGCGAGACGAGCACGCTGCCGAGCACCTCGGCGACCAGCGGGATGCCGATCGTGTCGAACTGCTCGTACTTGAGGCGCAGCGCGCGGCGGGCGTAGTCCTCCGCCTCGTCCAGCCGACCCGAGGACCACGCGTCGTGGCCGAGGACCCAGAGCGCGTAGGAACCGGCGAAGGTCTCCCCCACCGACTCGCTCAGCTTGAGCGCGTCGGCGCACGCGGCGCGCGCCTTCTCCGCGTACCCGAGCAGCGAGGCCGTGACGCCGAGCTGAAACAGCGTCATCAGCGCACCCTCGGCGTCGCTCGCCGCCGCGTGCCGGCCGGCCGCGAGCTCGAACTGCGCGAGGGCGCGGGCGAGGTCGCCGTTGAACAGCTCGAGCGTCCCGCGCCAGGTCGCGGCGTGGGCGGCGGCGGTGGTCAGCCCGTGCCGGTCCGCGAGGGCGTCGCACTCGTCGAGCCGCCGCTCGACCGCGGCGTAGTCGCCCTGCAGCACCGCGACCCACGCGCAGGTCCAGAGCGCCTCGGCCCGCAGCACCGGGTCGCACGCGGCGGTGGCGTCGAGGGCGCGTTCCAGCCATCGCCGCCCCTCGCGCAGGACGCCGCCGGTGACCCAGTAGAACCGCAGCGCGGTCGCGAGCCGGAGCGCGTCGGGGGCCGCGCCCACGGACATTCGGTCGTCGAACGCGACGGCGAGGTTCGCGTGCTCGGTGCGGATCCGCACCAGCCAGCGCTGCTGGTCGCGGCCCCAGAACCCGGCCGACGCCTGCGCGGCCAGCTCGCCGTAGTACGCCGCGTGCCGGTCGCGGAGGCGCGCCGTGTCGCCCGCCGCCGCCAGCCGTTCGCGGCCGTGCTCGGCGATCGTCTCCAGCAGCCGGTAGCGGACGCGTTCGGTCCCGGCCTCGGGCAGCAGGATCGACTTCGCGACCAGACCGTCGACGAGGTCGAGGATCTGTTCCGTCGTCAGATCCCCGCCGGAGCAGACCATCTCGGCCGCGTCGAGGTCGAATCCGCCGGCGAACACCGAGGCCCGCGCCCACAGCGTCCGCTCGCCGGCCGAGCACAGGTCGGAGCTCCACTCGACCAGTCCACGGAGCGTGCGGTGCCGCTCCCCCGCGGTCGGGTCGCCACCGGTCAGGGTGGCGAAGCGGTCGTCGAGGCGGGTCAGCAACTGCTCGACCGACAGCACGCGGAGCCGCGCGGCGGCGAGCTCGATCGCGAGCGGCACCCCGTCCAGCCGCGCGCAGAGTCGGGCGGCGGCCGCGAGGTTCCCGCCGGTCAACGCGAACCCAGGTGCGATGCGGGCGGTCCGGTCCTCGAGCAGGGCGAGCGCGCCGAACTGCCGGGCCTCGTCCGGGCTGAGACGTCGCGTCTCGTCCGGGACGGGCAGCGGGTGGACGTCGACGAGGTGCTCGGCGGCGAGCCCGAGCGGCTGGCGGCTGGTCGCGAGTACCCGCAGATCGGGGGCGGCGCGCAGCAGCCGGTCGACGAGCACCTGACACCCGGGGAGCACGTGCTCACAGTTGTCGACGACGAGCAGCATCGACCGTGACGCGACGTAGGAGCTCAGCTCCGCGAGGGCACCGGTCGGGGCGGAGCCACCGATGCCGAGTGCGGAGACCAGCGCCTCGGCGACGTCGCCCGGATCCCGGAGGTCGGCGAGCTCGACCAGCCACACTCTGTCCGGGAAGGCCGGGGCGACGACGGCGGCGATCTCCAGCGCGAGCCGGGTCTTGCCGACGCCGCCGGGCCCCGTGAGCGTCGTCAGCCGGTAGCCGGCGATGAGGTCGCGGGCCCCGGCCAGCTCCTCCCGGCGGCCGACGAAGCTGGTGGCCGGCGCGGGGAGGTTGCCGACGCGCGCGCGAGCCACCCCTTTGGCCACGACCGCTCAGCCCCGGCGCAGCCGCAGCGACTGCGGGCCACGGAACGACACGTTGGGCGGGAAGGTGAGCTGCTGGCCGGGGACGAGTTCGAGGTCCGGGGCCCGTGCGGTCAGGAGCTCGAGCACGGTCCGGACCTCGATCCGCGCGAGCGGGGCGCCGAGGCAGAAGTGGATGCCCTTGCCGAACGCGAGGTGGTCGCGCACGCCCTCCCGCCGGATGTCGAAGGTCTCGGGGTCCGGGAACGCCGCGGGGTCGTGGCCCGCGCTCGCGAGCGAGAGCAGCAGCCGCGCGCCCTCGGGCACCGCGACGCCACCGATCTCGACCGGCCGCGTGGTGATGCGACGCCAGGCGATGACGCTGGTGTCGAAGCGCAGGACCTCCTCGACCGCGTTCTCGATCAGGCCCGGCTCCGCGCAGAGGGCCTTCCACGCCTCCGGGTGCTCCAGCAGCCGGCGGACCGCGTTGGTCGTCAAGTTCGTCGTGGTCTCGTGACCGGCGAAGCTCAGGCCGTAGACGATGCCGACGATCTCGTCCCGGGCCAGCTCTGCGGCGTCCGCGAGGTGCACGCGCACCAGGTCGGAGGTGAAGTCGTCGACCGGGTCCGCGATGCGGCCGTCGACGAACCGCTCGCAGTACTGCCAGTACCGGACCATGTTCTGCGCGATCTCGACCTGCTCGTCCACCGACGGCCGGCCCCAGCTGAACAGCGTCCGGTTGCCGCACCAGCTCTTGAGCAGTTCGGTGTCCTCGGACGGGAAGCCGAGGAAGGAGAAGATCATCCAGGCCGGGAGCGGGAACGTCAGCCCCTCGACGAGGTCGAACTCGCGCTCGGTCAGCAGGTCGTCGAGCAGCTCCGCGGCCTTCGCCCGCACGAGCGGCTCGACCGCCGCGATGCGCCGGGCGGAGAACGAGCGCAGGTTGTGCCGCCGGATCCGCGTGTGCTTGGGCGGGTCGGCGTTCGACATCGTCGCCCCGGCGCGGAAACCGGTCGCGAGCACGGCGCGGGTCTCGTCCGCGAGCGGGTGGAGCGGGTCCTGCGCGATCGCGGCGGAGAACGTCGCCGGGTCACGGAAGATCGCCTCGATGTCCGCGTGCCGCGTCACGACCCACATGTCGAGCACCGGCGAGTGGAACACCGGCCCGGCCTCGCGCAGCGGGTTCAGCGCCGCATACGGGTCGGCGAGGAACTCCGCCGAGAG of the Sporichthya polymorpha DSM 43042 genome contains:
- a CDS encoding styrene monooxygenase/indole monooxygenase family protein, which encodes MPTIAIVGAGQSGLQLAFALHRDGHEVTLYSDRTAEQMAASRLPSSNAMFSRNLDRERALDICLWDGEQPLIDYTFCRIADGPEGDLALSFDGRFARHAQSVDQRLKFGTWLNLFSDRGGKVVYGTVDVPTLESIAATADLTIISAGKGDITRLFEVNTAMLTYDRPQRSIGMAALVGCVHDAPDGVYYNIRPGVGEAFGIPMVTHAGPAIAWVMEAVPGGPMDRWGAATDPSSMLDLTKRVFSDFFPWENDRVRDAELADANAWLCGAVPPLVRKPIATLPSGAKVVGIADVVVLNDPCCGQGANNACMHADIVHRLITAAGDGPFDDAFLQSTFDEFWSYAQFPTGFTNTMLAPPPYALAVLGAATQIPEVAHRFCNVFDDPTDLPNFLADPATAEAFVAAAGARAGYAARGRTVAAVPAGVV
- a CDS encoding cytochrome P450, which translates into the protein MTCPAWDVDPLSAEFLADPYAALNPLREAGPVFHSPVLDMWVVTRHADIEAIFRDPATFSAAIAQDPLHPLADETRAVLATGFRAGATMSNADPPKHTRIRRHNLRSFSARRIAAVEPLVRAKAAELLDDLLTEREFDLVEGLTFPLPAWMIFSFLGFPSEDTELLKSWCGNRTLFSWGRPSVDEQVEIAQNMVRYWQYCERFVDGRIADPVDDFTSDLVRVHLADAAELARDEIVGIVYGLSFAGHETTTNLTTNAVRRLLEHPEAWKALCAEPGLIENAVEEVLRFDTSVIAWRRITTRPVEIGGVAVPEGARLLLSLASAGHDPAAFPDPETFDIRREGVRDHLAFGKGIHFCLGAPLARIEVRTVLELLTARAPDLELVPGQQLTFPPNVSFRGPQSLRLRRG
- a CDS encoding ATP-binding protein, whose translation is MAKGVARARVGNLPAPATSFVGRREELAGARDLIAGYRLTTLTGPGGVGKTRLALEIAAVVAPAFPDRVWLVELADLRDPGDVAEALVSALGIGGSAPTGALAELSSYVASRSMLLVVDNCEHVLPGCQVLVDRLLRAAPDLRVLATSRQPLGLAAEHLVDVHPLPVPDETRRLSPDEARQFGALALLEDRTARIAPGFALTGGNLAAAARLCARLDGVPLAIELAAARLRVLSVEQLLTRLDDRFATLTGGDPTAGERHRTLRGLVEWSSDLCSAGERTLWARASVFAGGFDLDAAEMVCSGGDLTTEQILDLVDGLVAKSILLPEAGTERVRYRLLETIAEHGRERLAAAGDTARLRDRHAAYYGELAAQASAGFWGRDQQRWLVRIRTEHANLAVAFDDRMSVGAAPDALRLATALRFYWVTGGVLREGRRWLERALDATAACDPVLRAEALWTCAWVAVLQGDYAAVERRLDECDALADRHGLTTAAAHAATWRGTLELFNGDLARALAQFELAAGRHAAASDAEGALMTLFQLGVTASLLGYAEKARAACADALKLSESVGETFAGSYALWVLGHDAWSSGRLDEAEDYARRALRLKYEQFDTIGIPLVAEVLGSVLVSRGDIEHGARVLGVATAVWEVAGTRMNAFGPALAATHDRSAARAREVLGTAAFDAALEAGRTLTPAAARALLLGESPVDDEEGPDDDADLSPRERQVAELIRQGRSNREIAAALVLSTRTVEGHVRRILAKLGFHSRVEIGLWARDARPGT
- a CDS encoding flavin reductase family protein gives rise to the protein MAPEVAFAVPGDDLRAYRQSLGTFPTGIAVMTAAHDGRRVGLTANSFGSVSLDPPLVLWNLRTCSSSLPVYRAAGHFGVNVLAWQQEEVSRQFATPADDRFTGVETTVGTTGAPLIAGCATQYECRLAGEFVTGDHVVLVGEVLRYRNFHREPLIFFRGDCRWFEQPVVS